From Elusimicrobiaceae bacterium, a single genomic window includes:
- a CDS encoding multidrug efflux SMR transporter — protein MKPLQLSYIYLVIAIICEAIATSALKSAEGFTRLTPSVIVIVGYAISFYLLSMVLKTIPVGITYATWSGLGVLLVSIIGIVAFKQIPDTAAVIGMSLIVGGILVMHVFSKTLHQ, from the coding sequence ATGAAACCGCTCCAGCTAAGCTACATTTACCTCGTGATCGCCATCATCTGCGAAGCCATAGCCACCAGCGCGCTTAAAAGCGCGGAAGGGTTCACCCGGCTGACGCCAAGCGTTATCGTCATCGTCGGCTATGCGATATCGTTTTATCTTCTGAGCATGGTGCTTAAAACCATACCGGTAGGCATCACCTACGCGACCTGGTCGGGGCTGGGAGTGCTGCTGGTTTCCATAATAGGCATAGTGGCTTTCAAACAGATACCCGACACCGCGGCCGTTATCGGCATGTCCCTGATAGTCGGAGGCATTCTGGTGATGCATGTTTTTTCCAAAACCCTGCATCAGTAA
- a CDS encoding PAS domain S-box protein produces MKKSGLMFIAALFLAGGCAYNRPVEEAPAAPEARLKAMQTEMMRQIDSGGDYTDLKFRYTAYEETLLAGVVMNDRNGNLVDASFRYFDMMGYTSSQLQELSAVELAPDDWYSMKGGQARLARTQEFVTFEKDYETRTGRILPVLITGWVLRGEDGSVIGTGALVRERTEMQKRLP; encoded by the coding sequence ATGAAGAAATCCGGTTTGATGTTTATCGCCGCGCTGTTTCTGGCCGGGGGGTGCGCTTATAACCGGCCGGTGGAAGAAGCGCCGGCCGCGCCGGAAGCAAGGCTTAAAGCCATGCAGACGGAAATGATGAGGCAGATTGACAGCGGCGGTGATTATACCGATCTGAAGTTCCGGTATACCGCCTACGAGGAAACTCTGCTGGCCGGCGTGGTGATGAATGACAGGAACGGCAATCTTGTTGACGCCAGTTTCCGCTATTTCGACATGATGGGTTACACTTCCAGCCAGCTGCAGGAGCTGAGCGCCGTCGAACTCGCTCCGGACGACTGGTACTCGATGAAAGGCGGGCAGGCCCGGCTCGCGCGGACGCAGGAATTTGTCACTTTCGAAAAAGATTATGAAACCCGGACCGGCAGGATTTTACCGGTCCTCATTACCGGCTGGGTGCTGCGCGGAGAGGACGGTTCGGTCATCGGCACCGGCGCGCTTGTGCGCGAACGCACCGAGATGCAGAAGCGGCTTCCGTAA
- the dnaE gene encoding DNA polymerase III subunit alpha — IEYVRGKYGANNVANIITFGTIKAKLAIKDVARVLGFLPVEANRLAKLIPNSLDATVAGAIETVPELAQEAARDPRVRQLLDFAQKIEGLKRHTGVHAAGVVVTREEVTKYAPLAVGAKKIVTTQYEGPVLEKLGLLKMDFLGLRTLTVIDKAVEKVNSAGGVLDISKIPLDDRKTYGLLQSGETTGVFQLESRGMRDLVKSLRPTQFSDISALVALYRPGPMQAGMLETFVGRKHGRKKIIYDHPLMEPILKETYGTIIYQEQVMEIAKSMAGFTPGQADGLRKAMGKKNLEAMQKDRERFLDGCRQKEVPPALARKIFEQMEQFASYGFNKSHSVAYALVAYQTAYLKANYPVEFMTAALTSEIGHNAIGAEDKENKIVTYLDEARRMGIAVLGPDVQFSLHDFSVEKTESGERGIRFGLHAVKNVGDEAAGAIVAARRAGGRFKSLQDLCIRVDSASANKKTFESLIKAGAMDSLLPAQPKEDARARLLVGLEREMGAASTLREEKASGQGSLFGAEEHAVCSAPQPGDAEIEPMSEHELLNNEKEVLGFYLSGHPLVRYEKQLRMIAPGTIAELRESAPADGEELPRSAAPAARVSGIIVSVAKKQSRAKKEPWAQLVLEDLTGRITVNVFPKNYPDCAAAIKTDSVVAITGRVSVRPDSDPPEVEIVADEVVPVAQAISRYGRCLKVKLPAVAPEERIRSLAGLFHRHRGDTPVYIVLEYSKEKKTLVQTEFCVALGEKLFEELDKMVTARGWLVESGAPASAPAASYNGRRKAR, encoded by the coding sequence CGAACAGGCTGGCCAAACTGATACCGAACTCGCTTGACGCGACCGTCGCCGGCGCTATAGAAACCGTGCCCGAACTGGCGCAGGAAGCCGCGCGCGATCCGCGCGTGCGCCAGTTGCTTGATTTCGCCCAGAAGATCGAGGGCCTCAAGCGCCATACCGGCGTGCATGCGGCCGGGGTGGTGGTTACCCGCGAAGAGGTCACGAAATACGCGCCGCTCGCGGTGGGCGCCAAGAAAATCGTGACCACGCAGTACGAAGGCCCGGTGCTGGAAAAACTGGGCCTGCTGAAGATGGATTTTCTGGGTTTGCGCACGCTGACGGTTATTGACAAGGCGGTTGAAAAGGTCAATTCCGCTGGCGGTGTTCTCGATATCAGCAAGATCCCGCTGGATGACAGAAAAACGTACGGGCTTTTGCAGAGCGGCGAAACGACCGGCGTGTTCCAGCTGGAAAGCCGCGGCATGCGCGATCTGGTCAAATCGCTGCGGCCGACCCAGTTCAGCGACATATCCGCGCTGGTCGCGCTGTACCGGCCCGGCCCGATGCAGGCGGGCATGCTGGAAACGTTTGTCGGGCGCAAGCACGGCCGCAAGAAAATCATATACGATCATCCGCTGATGGAACCGATCCTCAAGGAAACTTACGGCACCATTATCTATCAGGAACAGGTGATGGAGATCGCCAAGTCCATGGCGGGTTTCACGCCCGGCCAGGCCGACGGGCTGCGCAAGGCGATGGGCAAAAAGAACCTTGAAGCCATGCAGAAGGACCGCGAGCGGTTTCTTGACGGCTGCAGGCAGAAGGAGGTGCCGCCCGCGCTCGCCAGGAAGATTTTCGAGCAGATGGAGCAGTTCGCCAGCTACGGTTTTAACAAGTCCCATTCGGTGGCGTATGCGCTGGTGGCGTACCAGACGGCGTACCTCAAGGCGAACTATCCGGTGGAATTCATGACGGCGGCGCTGACCAGCGAAATCGGGCATAACGCGATCGGAGCGGAAGACAAGGAAAACAAAATCGTCACCTATCTTGACGAGGCGCGCCGGATGGGCATTGCGGTGTTGGGTCCTGACGTGCAGTTTTCGCTGCATGATTTCAGCGTGGAAAAAACCGAATCAGGCGAACGCGGCATCCGGTTCGGACTGCATGCCGTCAAAAACGTGGGTGACGAAGCGGCCGGTGCGATTGTCGCGGCGCGGCGGGCCGGCGGGCGGTTCAAATCGCTGCAGGATCTGTGCATCCGGGTGGACAGCGCGAGCGCGAATAAAAAGACATTCGAATCGCTCATCAAAGCCGGCGCGATGGATTCCCTGCTTCCGGCCCAGCCCAAGGAAGACGCCCGCGCGCGGCTGCTCGTGGGGCTGGAGCGGGAGATGGGCGCGGCGTCAACGCTGCGCGAGGAAAAGGCCTCGGGCCAGGGCAGTCTGTTCGGGGCGGAGGAGCACGCCGTCTGCTCGGCGCCGCAGCCGGGTGACGCGGAAATAGAGCCGATGAGCGAGCACGAACTTCTTAATAACGAGAAGGAAGTGCTGGGGTTTTATCTGTCCGGGCATCCGCTGGTGCGGTACGAGAAACAGCTGCGGATGATCGCGCCGGGCACGATAGCGGAGCTGCGGGAGAGCGCGCCCGCCGACGGCGAAGAGCTGCCCCGGTCCGCCGCGCCGGCGGCGCGGGTTTCTGGCATTATAGTGTCGGTGGCGAAAAAACAGTCGCGCGCCAAAAAGGAGCCGTGGGCCCAGCTGGTGCTGGAGGATCTTACCGGCCGCATTACGGTGAATGTGTTTCCTAAAAATTATCCCGACTGCGCGGCCGCCATTAAAACCGACAGCGTGGTCGCCATAACCGGGCGCGTGAGCGTGCGGCCCGATTCCGACCCGCCGGAAGTGGAAATCGTGGCCGACGAGGTGGTGCCGGTCGCGCAGGCCATATCGCGTTACGGGCGGTGCCTGAAGGTTAAACTGCCGGCGGTCGCGCCTGAGGAGCGGATCAGATCGCTGGCGGGACTTTTTCACAGGCACCGCGGCGATACGCCGGTTTACATAGTGCTGGAATATTCGAAAGAGAAGAAAACGCTTGTGCAGACCGAGTTTTGCGTCGCGCTGGGCGAGAAACTGTTCGAAGAGCTTGATAAAATGGTCACCGCGCGCGGGTGGCTGGTGGAATCCGGCGCGCCGGCGTCCGCACCGGCGGCTTCGTATAACGGTCGCAGGAAAGCGCGTTAG